A genomic segment from Vicinamibacterales bacterium encodes:
- a CDS encoding cold shock domain-containing protein — protein sequence MPTGTIARLLIDKGFGFIRDESGLEHFFHRSSVRGAVFELLREGQRVEFIIEESQKGPRAGDVRLVEG from the coding sequence ATGCCGACCGGAACAATCGCACGGCTCCTTATCGACAAGGGCTTTGGATTCATTCGTGATGAGTCGGGTCTGGAGCACTTTTTCCACCGCAGTTCGGTTCGCGGGGCGGTGTTCGAACTGCTGCGCGAGGGGCAACGCGTCGAGTTCATCATCGAGGAATCCCAGAAGGGCCCTCGGGCGGGAGACGTGCGGCTCGTCGAAGGATAG
- a CDS encoding YdcF family protein gives MKRFLSRLAALAALLLLIAALAAPRLGAWLVVEDPLQTADAIFVLGGTMFQRPLEAVDLYHEGWAPRMLLMRQIADDGEIELQRRGVPFQREIDVQVDVLTRLGVPRSAIQILDEQNSTRDEADTLLAVVAANRWSRVIVVTSKQHTRRARLVMNRRLAGTGSQAIVRASRYDRADVDGWWRNRSTLRFTLFETQRLVAYWLRLAD, from the coding sequence TTGAAACGCTTCCTCTCTCGTCTTGCCGCGCTCGCGGCACTGCTCCTGCTGATCGCCGCTCTGGCCGCGCCGCGCCTTGGCGCCTGGCTCGTGGTGGAAGATCCGCTGCAAACAGCCGACGCCATCTTCGTGCTCGGCGGCACCATGTTCCAACGGCCGCTCGAGGCCGTGGATTTGTACCACGAGGGCTGGGCGCCGCGCATGCTGCTGATGCGCCAGATCGCCGACGATGGCGAGATTGAGCTGCAACGACGGGGCGTCCCGTTTCAGCGTGAGATCGACGTGCAGGTCGATGTCCTCACCCGGCTTGGCGTGCCGCGGTCGGCAATCCAGATCCTCGACGAGCAGAACAGCACGAGGGACGAGGCCGACACCCTGCTCGCGGTCGTGGCCGCCAATCGCTGGTCGCGCGTGATCGTGGTCACGTCGAAGCAGCACACGCGGCGGGCGCGGCTGGTGATGAACCGGCGCCTGGCCGGCACCGGCTCGCAGGCCATCGTCCGCGCCTCGCGCTACGACAGGGCCGACGTCGATGGCTGGTGGCGCAACCGCTCAACGCTGCGCTTCACGCTCTTCGAGACGCAGAGGCTCGTCGCGTATTGGCTGCGGCTCGCGGACTGA
- a CDS encoding nucleotidyltransferase family protein: MIRAVVLAAGASSRMGQAKAALPLGTTGETVVARVVRTLLAAGLPDVTVVAGAHIDAVRAAMPAFEPRARVVEHLDWAQGQLSSLLAGLEAVDNPQLEAILVTLVDVPLVRPHSVAAIVQAWRETRAPIVRPVDGERHGHPVVFDRSVFDDLRRADPNVGAKAVFALHASRRLDVTVKDEGAYVDVDTPADYERVLRVTGTPAESPDRGSA; the protein is encoded by the coding sequence ATGATCCGAGCCGTCGTGCTGGCCGCCGGCGCCTCGTCCCGGATGGGCCAGGCCAAGGCGGCCCTGCCCCTGGGAACGACCGGCGAGACCGTGGTGGCCAGGGTCGTGCGCACTTTGCTGGCGGCAGGCCTGCCTGACGTGACCGTGGTGGCCGGCGCGCACATCGACGCGGTCCGCGCCGCGATGCCGGCTTTTGAACCACGCGCGCGCGTCGTTGAGCACCTCGACTGGGCCCAGGGACAACTCTCGTCGCTGCTGGCCGGACTCGAGGCCGTTGACAATCCGCAACTCGAGGCAATCCTCGTCACGCTCGTGGACGTGCCGCTGGTGCGTCCCCATTCGGTCGCGGCCATCGTCCAGGCGTGGCGTGAGACGCGCGCGCCGATCGTGCGGCCCGTGGACGGAGAACGCCACGGGCATCCTGTGGTGTTCGATCGATCGGTCTTCGACGACCTGCGCCGCGCCGATCCGAACGTGGGCGCCAAGGCGGTGTTTGCGCTGCACGCTTCGCGCCGCCTGGACGTGACGGTCAAAGACGAGGGCGCCTACGTCGATGTCGACACGCCGGCCGACTACGAACGGGTCCTGCGGGTCACCGGCACACCGGCTGAATCCCCTGACCGCGGATCTGCATGA
- a CDS encoding PHP domain-containing protein — protein MIDLHLHTTASDGRLTPAQLVARVAAAGITTMSVTDHDTVAGLVEVGAEAAARGIRLVPGIEVTSIADARDVHLLGYFFDPGNAALAAFLEGQRAVRVSRVREIGARLAALGLPVDVDALLTAAATRPGSSVGRPQLARALISAGYVASVREAFDRWLANGQPAYVPRTGPSPAAVVEVIHAAGGLVSFAHPAVTGRDELIRPLVDDGLDAIEVYHSDHTPADEVDYRGLAARLGVLVSGGSDFHGDDPAAAPARARRGTLGVVSLPADAFAALEDRAARWPRPS, from the coding sequence GTGATCGACCTTCACTTACACACCACTGCTTCCGACGGCCGCCTGACGCCCGCCCAGCTCGTGGCGCGCGTCGCCGCGGCCGGCATCACCACCATGAGCGTGACCGATCACGACACCGTGGCCGGGCTCGTCGAGGTCGGCGCGGAAGCGGCGGCCCGCGGCATTCGCCTGGTGCCGGGCATCGAGGTCACCTCGATCGCCGACGCCCGTGACGTCCACCTGCTCGGGTATTTTTTCGATCCCGGCAATGCGGCGCTGGCGGCGTTCCTCGAAGGGCAGCGGGCCGTTCGCGTGTCGCGCGTGCGTGAGATTGGCGCGCGGTTGGCGGCGCTCGGCCTGCCGGTGGATGTGGACGCGCTGCTGACGGCCGCGGCGACGCGGCCCGGATCCTCCGTGGGACGCCCGCAGCTCGCGCGGGCCCTGATCAGCGCCGGTTACGTCGCTTCCGTCCGGGAGGCCTTCGATCGCTGGCTTGCCAACGGCCAGCCCGCCTACGTGCCGCGCACGGGCCCGAGTCCGGCCGCCGTGGTGGAGGTCATTCATGCCGCCGGCGGCCTGGTGTCGTTCGCGCATCCGGCGGTGACCGGGCGAGACGAGCTGATCCGGCCGCTGGTGGACGATGGCCTGGATGCCATCGAGGTGTATCACTCGGATCACACGCCGGCGGACGAAGTGGACTACCGGGGACTGGCGGCGCGGCTGGGCGTGCTCGTGAGCGGCGGCTCGGACTTTCACGGCGATGACCCGGCGGCGGCGCCCGCGCGCGCGCGCCGCGGCACGCTGGGCGTGGTGTCGCTGCCGGCCGACGCGTTTGCCGCCCTGGAAGATCGGGCGGCGCGATGGCCGCGACCATCATGA
- a CDS encoding ATP-binding cassette domain-containing protein, whose amino-acid sequence MAATIMSAAAPLLEVRDLVKDYQALRPLRIKALTLSPGDILAIHGLDEVGAQTFVHVVTGATLPDTGDVALFGQNTRAIADGTAWLESLDGVGMVTSRGIVIQMFTVLQNIAMSFTLEVDPIDPAVWPQVAALAREVGLPDAAFDVPTGNLPADVHMRIHLARALALGPRLLIAEHPSATIPRESVAAFGADLSRLARSRGLGLLALTADDELARAIGGQRLELVPATGELRPPGLLKRLFGQ is encoded by the coding sequence ATGGCCGCGACCATCATGAGCGCCGCCGCGCCGCTGCTCGAGGTGCGCGACCTGGTCAAGGACTACCAGGCGCTGCGGCCGCTCCGCATCAAGGCGCTCACCCTGTCGCCGGGCGACATCCTCGCCATCCACGGACTCGACGAGGTGGGCGCGCAGACCTTCGTGCACGTGGTCACCGGCGCGACCCTGCCCGACACCGGCGACGTCGCCCTGTTCGGGCAGAACACCAGGGCCATCGCCGACGGCACCGCCTGGCTCGAGTCGCTCGACGGCGTCGGCATGGTCACCTCGCGCGGCATCGTGATTCAGATGTTCACGGTGCTGCAGAACATCGCGATGTCGTTCACGCTCGAGGTGGACCCGATCGATCCCGCGGTGTGGCCGCAGGTCGCCGCGCTCGCGCGCGAGGTGGGGCTGCCGGACGCCGCGTTCGACGTGCCGACGGGGAACCTGCCCGCCGACGTGCACATGCGGATCCACCTGGCCCGCGCGCTGGCGCTCGGCCCGCGCCTGCTGATCGCCGAGCACCCGTCGGCCACCATCCCGCGCGAGTCGGTCGCCGCGTTCGGGGCCGACCTCTCGAGGCTGGCGCGATCGCGGGGCCTGGGACTGCTGGCGCTGACCGCGGATGACGAGTTGGCCAGGGCGATTGGCGGGCAGCGACTGGAACTCGTGCCGGCCACAGGAGAATTGAGGCCGCCGGGTCTCCTGAAACGACTGTTTGGCCAATAA
- a CDS encoding matrixin family metalloprotease, translated as MTARRRTLCGAALALALCLTTMESPKGFSLLANKWPNGTVTMQMQLGSGSGTLIDGSTSWNQVATNALATWNTHIDLVKFSAVNDSTASRGDGTGSNNVFFDSAVYGRAFGADTLAIATSWYNTATNNKIEGDVVFNNTKRWDSYRGNQRSGTFDFFRVALHEFGHVLGLDHPDENGQSVNALMNSTIGNLDALAADDISGIRSLYGAGVTSNISFPPRNEPNDFFNQLIAVYRDELRAGQVTTYVDPEGIVVWLIEYARYRVGLCDHNTATTRVFSAIDNTGVYGVCALTPAGTIPFPPRNEGLDFMNGLQVKYRDGLGRSAGSSFVNNEGAVVWVLEYLRYRLNSCSHGDATTKVFMQIRGQGIQPVCR; from the coding sequence ATGACCGCCCGCCGTCGCACCCTGTGCGGCGCGGCCCTTGCGCTCGCCCTCTGCTTGACGACGATGGAGTCGCCGAAGGGGTTCTCGCTGCTCGCGAATAAGTGGCCGAACGGCACCGTCACCATGCAAATGCAGCTGGGCAGCGGCTCCGGAACCCTGATCGACGGCTCGACCAGCTGGAACCAGGTGGCCACCAACGCCCTGGCCACTTGGAACACCCACATCGACCTCGTCAAGTTCAGCGCGGTCAACGACTCCACGGCCTCGCGCGGCGACGGCACCGGGTCCAACAACGTGTTCTTCGACTCCGCGGTGTACGGCCGCGCCTTCGGCGCCGACACCCTCGCCATCGCCACGTCGTGGTACAACACCGCCACCAACAACAAGATCGAAGGCGACGTGGTGTTCAACAACACCAAGCGGTGGGATTCGTACCGCGGCAACCAGCGCTCGGGCACCTTTGACTTCTTCCGCGTCGCGTTGCACGAGTTCGGCCACGTCCTCGGCCTCGACCATCCCGATGAGAATGGCCAGAGCGTCAACGCCTTGATGAACTCGACCATCGGCAACCTCGACGCGCTGGCCGCCGATGACATCTCGGGCATTCGTTCACTCTACGGCGCCGGCGTGACCTCGAACATCAGCTTCCCCCCGCGCAACGAGCCAAATGACTTCTTCAACCAGCTCATTGCCGTGTACCGCGACGAGCTGCGCGCCGGGCAGGTCACGACCTACGTCGATCCTGAAGGCATCGTCGTGTGGCTCATCGAGTACGCGCGCTATCGCGTCGGCCTGTGCGATCACAACACCGCCACCACGCGCGTGTTCTCGGCCATCGACAACACCGGCGTCTATGGGGTGTGCGCGCTGACGCCGGCCGGGACCATCCCGTTCCCGCCGCGCAACGAGGGCCTGGACTTCATGAACGGACTGCAGGTGAAGTACCGCGACGGCCTCGGGCGCAGCGCCGGCTCATCCTTCGTCAACAACGAAGGCGCGGTGGTGTGGGTGCTCGAGTACCTGCGCTACCGCCTCAACAGCTGCAGCCACGGCGACGCCACCACCAAGGTGTTCATGCAGATCCGCGGTCAGGGGATTCAGCCGGTGTGCCGGTGA
- a CDS encoding ABC transporter permease yields the protein MPTLISRLLDLVLWRQREERLTEEIQAHLDLMADDYVAQGMSPADARLAARKAFGGVDQIKERYRDQRGLPMIDALTQDARYSIRMLGKERALTITAIMALGIGIGASNVSFTMVNALLLRDLPVPGGHEIVGLRHFDLQRSQTVGASWLEYQDWQSELKSFAQLTAYRSATVTIGDQGLAPDQISLTHVSANTLETLRVAPERGRAFRPEEDAAGAAPVVILSHALWQRRYGGDPSVVGRSVRLGAAFATVIGVMPQGFGYPGATDAWQTLALGPAVLNQPRSTRNLGVVGRLSPGSTIATAQTELDAVEARHAQQHPDSHRQLQTTVVRYAEFNNGGWWRVLPPQLLVTGLVLLIACANAANLLLARAAGRSREIALRVALGATRLRIVRQLMIESLALAMAAGLVGYVVSLAGVAFVDSTMAEVSRPTWVVFSMDARVIGFLAALCVTTPVLFGLVPALHLSRTKAIELLKEGGRGGTPRRLQRWTSGLVVAEIALSLVVLACAGILIRTMLSLRDADRVVDLEHMMSARFTLPPAYGNDDARLAFVTRYIERLQGRPAIAASAVASAAPFSGVPPRHKLVLPNQPIGDPLLAPDLSIVSISPRYFEAMGVTLVRGRVFEAADKAPGSAVAIVNQRFAEIYFPQADPIGQQIRLVETAAPDRALPWLTIVGVSPSIRQTIVTEAIPIAYLPYRGETSPYLAIVARSPADVRALAPVLREELRALDAGIPLVSPQTAAQVLSARLFTHHIASGIFIALGLVALLVTTAGLYVITAHAVTARTQEIGVRMAVGAPAISISWLIGRRTLLLVILGSITGVAGALASLDLMTIFVAEAGTNDWRFVVGVAAFLAVIGLAAALVPARRAARLDPMTALRHE from the coding sequence ATGCCGACGTTGATTTCGCGATTGCTTGATCTCGTGTTGTGGCGCCAACGGGAAGAGCGGCTGACGGAGGAGATCCAGGCGCATCTCGATCTGATGGCTGACGACTACGTCGCGCAGGGGATGTCGCCCGCCGATGCGCGGCTCGCGGCGCGGAAAGCGTTCGGTGGCGTGGACCAGATCAAGGAGCGCTATCGCGACCAGCGCGGTCTGCCCATGATCGATGCCCTCACTCAGGACGCCCGCTACAGCATCCGGATGCTCGGCAAGGAGCGCGCCCTCACCATTACCGCCATCATGGCGCTCGGGATCGGCATTGGCGCCAGCAACGTGTCGTTCACCATGGTGAACGCGCTGCTGTTGCGGGACCTGCCGGTACCGGGCGGCCACGAGATTGTCGGACTCCGCCACTTCGATCTCCAGCGATCGCAAACCGTCGGTGCCTCGTGGCTGGAGTACCAGGATTGGCAATCCGAGCTGAAGTCGTTTGCCCAACTGACCGCGTACAGAAGTGCGACGGTCACGATCGGCGACCAGGGCCTGGCGCCGGATCAAATCAGCCTGACCCATGTCTCGGCCAACACTCTCGAAACACTGCGCGTGGCGCCGGAACGCGGTCGCGCGTTTCGACCGGAGGAGGACGCCGCGGGTGCCGCGCCGGTCGTGATCCTGTCGCATGCGCTATGGCAGCGCCGTTACGGCGGTGACCCGTCCGTCGTCGGCCGCAGCGTCCGACTGGGAGCAGCCTTTGCTACCGTCATCGGCGTCATGCCCCAGGGCTTCGGGTATCCCGGGGCGACCGACGCGTGGCAAACCCTCGCGCTCGGGCCGGCGGTACTGAACCAACCGCGCAGCACGCGCAACCTAGGTGTCGTGGGGCGGCTGTCGCCCGGCAGCACGATCGCGACGGCGCAAACCGAGCTCGACGCGGTCGAGGCCCGCCATGCGCAACAGCATCCTGACAGCCACCGCCAGCTGCAGACCACCGTGGTGCGGTACGCCGAGTTCAACAATGGCGGCTGGTGGCGCGTGTTGCCGCCTCAGCTCCTGGTCACCGGTCTCGTGCTGCTAATCGCGTGCGCCAACGCGGCCAACCTGCTGCTGGCCCGCGCGGCCGGCCGTTCGCGCGAAATCGCGTTGCGGGTCGCGTTGGGCGCCACCCGCCTCAGAATCGTCCGCCAGCTGATGATCGAAAGCTTGGCCCTGGCCATGGCGGCTGGTCTCGTCGGTTATGTCGTCTCGCTCGCCGGCGTGGCGTTTGTCGACTCCACCATGGCCGAGGTCTCGCGGCCGACCTGGGTAGTCTTCTCGATGGACGCGCGCGTGATCGGATTCCTGGCGGCGCTGTGCGTGACGACGCCGGTGCTGTTTGGACTGGTTCCCGCGCTCCACCTGTCGCGGACGAAGGCGATTGAGCTGCTGAAGGAAGGCGGACGCGGCGGCACGCCGCGGCGGCTGCAACGATGGACGAGCGGCCTGGTGGTCGCCGAGATTGCGTTGTCGCTCGTGGTGCTGGCGTGCGCCGGCATCCTGATCCGCACCATGCTGTCGTTGCGGGACGCTGATCGCGTAGTCGACCTGGAACACATGATGTCGGCCCGGTTCACGCTGCCGCCAGCCTATGGCAACGACGATGCGCGACTGGCGTTCGTCACCAGGTATATCGAACGCTTGCAGGGCCGCCCGGCCATTGCCGCGTCTGCGGTGGCGAGCGCTGCGCCGTTCTCAGGAGTGCCGCCACGCCACAAGCTGGTGCTGCCCAATCAGCCAATCGGCGATCCCCTGCTGGCGCCGGATCTGAGCATCGTGAGTATCAGCCCGCGCTACTTCGAGGCCATGGGCGTGACGCTCGTTCGCGGGCGCGTGTTCGAGGCAGCGGACAAAGCGCCCGGCAGCGCAGTGGCAATCGTCAACCAGCGCTTTGCCGAGATCTACTTTCCGCAGGCCGATCCGATCGGCCAGCAAATTCGGCTGGTCGAAACGGCGGCGCCCGACCGGGCACTACCATGGCTGACCATCGTCGGCGTTTCGCCGTCGATCCGCCAGACGATCGTGACCGAGGCCATCCCGATCGCGTACCTGCCGTATCGAGGAGAGACGTCCCCGTACCTGGCGATTGTCGCCCGCTCCCCGGCCGATGTGCGGGCGCTGGCACCGGTCCTGCGGGAGGAGTTGCGCGCGCTTGATGCGGGCATTCCGCTCGTGTCGCCGCAAACGGCGGCGCAGGTGTTGTCGGCACGGCTCTTCACGCACCACATCGCATCCGGGATCTTCATCGCGCTGGGCCTGGTCGCACTGTTGGTGACGACGGCGGGACTCTACGTGATCACCGCTCATGCCGTGACTGCCCGCACCCAGGAGATAGGCGTCCGCATGGCGGTCGGCGCGCCGGCGATTTCGATCAGCTGGCTGATCGGCCGGCGCACTCTGCTGCTCGTGATACTGGGAAGCATCACCGGCGTCGCCGGCGCGTTGGCGTCCCTCGATCTGATGACCATCTTTGTCGCTGAGGCGGGCACCAACGACTGGCGCTTCGTCGTCGGCGTCGCCGCATTTCTGGCAGTGATTGGCCTGGCGGCGGCGCTCGTCCCGGCACGCCGTGCCGCCCGACTGGATCCCATGACCGCCCTCCGTCACGAATAG
- a CDS encoding DUF2911 domain-containing protein, whose protein sequence is MKRTVLALAVTALAFGAAVSAQKTTPLKTGGGGSPHVRTEWTIDGGNLSIEYGRPSLKGRTPGKDIDPYDGREWRTGADEATTLKTDKMLMFGSVHVPAGTYTIYTIPTGGTWHLVISKKTGQWGIPYPKGEDLGRAPMTLGKAPAAAEQLTFSIEDTPKGGTLHIDWGTTRASIPFTIS, encoded by the coding sequence ATGAAGCGAACTGTTCTGGCCCTCGCGGTTACCGCGTTGGCGTTTGGCGCCGCTGTCAGCGCGCAGAAGACCACCCCGCTCAAGACCGGTGGCGGCGGCAGCCCGCACGTCCGCACCGAGTGGACCATCGACGGCGGCAACCTGTCCATCGAGTACGGCCGGCCCTCGCTCAAGGGCCGCACGCCCGGCAAGGACATCGATCCCTACGACGGCCGCGAGTGGCGCACCGGCGCCGACGAGGCCACGACGCTCAAGACCGACAAGATGCTGATGTTCGGCTCGGTGCACGTGCCGGCCGGCACCTACACGATCTACACGATCCCGACCGGGGGCACGTGGCACCTGGTGATCAGCAAGAAGACCGGCCAGTGGGGCATCCCCTATCCCAAGGGCGAAGACCTCGGCCGCGCACCGATGACCCTCGGCAAGGCCCCCGCCGCCGCCGAGCAGCTGACCTTCTCGATCGAGGACACCCCGAAGGGCGGCACGCTCCACATCGATTGGGGCACCACGCGCGCCAGCATTCCGTTCACAATCAGCTAG
- a CDS encoding HAD family hydrolase, producing MRPALILFDIDGTLLLSGRAGLRAMNRAFETTFGVAEAFAGTSFAGRTDSYLVSYALNAAGLPDTADNHARFRDAYMPLLAEEIQHPGTGHKGLMPGARELLEALDEHADLHLALLTGNYRGAAEIKLTHFELWDFFEWGAFSDDSADRNALVPIALDRAETYDVPAEALDRIIVIGDTPHDIECARVGGARSIAVATGGHSIEELKAAGADIVLADLSDTEKVIALLI from the coding sequence ATGAGACCCGCACTGATCCTGTTTGATATCGACGGTACGCTGCTGCTCAGCGGGCGCGCCGGGTTGCGCGCCATGAACCGGGCGTTCGAGACCACGTTTGGCGTGGCCGAGGCGTTTGCCGGGACGTCGTTCGCCGGCCGCACCGATTCGTACCTCGTGTCGTACGCGCTCAACGCCGCCGGCCTGCCCGACACCGCCGACAACCACGCGCGGTTCCGCGACGCTTACATGCCGCTGCTGGCGGAAGAGATCCAGCACCCCGGCACCGGTCACAAGGGCCTGATGCCGGGCGCGCGCGAGCTGCTCGAGGCGCTCGACGAGCACGCCGATCTGCACCTTGCCTTGCTGACGGGCAACTACCGCGGCGCCGCCGAGATCAAGCTGACGCACTTCGAATTGTGGGATTTCTTCGAGTGGGGCGCCTTCAGCGACGACTCGGCTGACCGGAATGCGCTGGTGCCGATTGCGCTCGATCGCGCCGAGACCTACGACGTGCCCGCCGAGGCGCTCGACCGCATCATCGTGATTGGCGACACGCCGCACGATATCGAGTGCGCCCGCGTCGGCGGCGCGCGCTCGATCGCCGTGGCCACCGGCGGGCACAGCATTGAAGAGTTGAAAGCGGCGGGCGCCGACATCGTGTTGGCGGATTTGTCTGACACCGAGAAGGTCATCGCGCTGCTGATATGA
- a CDS encoding ADOP family duplicated permease: MRTLISRLLDLFLRRGREDRLSEEMQAHLDMLVDDYIAQGLSPADAQLSARKAFGGADQVKEHHRDQRGFPLLNGLIQDCRYSVRLIARDRWFAAAIVAALALGIASSSTMMSLLYGMSLRGLPFDEADALVGISGEPTRTQGRRIPFGVFAAWQSSSTGFASLSAEVDAVINLGDDANATDQFAGTYLSHTAFGQLRVRPILGRDFRSDDDRVGAAPVAIIGYRVWVERYGADPEVLGRTVRTNGQSATVIGVMPEGFMYPIDQQVWRPLVALPGMAGLDAAQRLVRIVGRLADGVTLDQAQSELSGRLSTMPLSDADRTRPTTVRPLNDTYVGRPTDTAPMMMLTAVMVILLIACSHAASLMLARSAARAREMSMRAALGASRMRIVRQLLVESVLLSLVAGLIGGTLAWIGARAFAAETIGFGMPYWIRFTFDLRLVLYIAALSTGAGIAFGLLPALHLSHTNLTTVINQGGRSGMPGKRAGRMTTFLLVGELALTVILLASAGALVQSAAGIYRSDQALDLARLWEFRVALPEPKYALPEQRLAFYRALDERLAASPGLESAALAGSPPFNAAESRDVLVDNAPRGNVRMVPIGDRYFETLGLKLVRGAALNNVAAAGGVATALVNERFAERHYPGADAIGREVSLSAQTEGAPPERFTIVGIAPALRQQVASGHTPVIYVPHASHPGKVASLIVRGRPEVFADVLRQEVRRLDPDLPLFNLQSLERVSNGSRFVPRIMSAVFSIVAVIATLLSALGLYSITAYAAAQRTQEVGVRMALGARRSQIGWLFLKRALAPVGVGLALGLAGAVAAGSLLQAVLVEVRANNPIALLSVSALLATVSVMATLLPARKASRLDPVAALRGD; encoded by the coding sequence ATGAGAACCCTCATCTCGCGACTTCTCGATCTGTTTCTGCGACGCGGGCGCGAGGATCGCCTGTCGGAGGAAATGCAGGCGCATCTGGACATGCTGGTCGACGACTACATCGCGCAGGGCCTGTCGCCGGCCGACGCCCAGCTGTCGGCGCGCAAGGCGTTTGGCGGCGCGGATCAAGTCAAGGAGCACCACCGCGACCAGCGCGGCTTTCCGCTCCTCAACGGCCTGATTCAGGACTGCCGATACTCGGTGAGGCTGATCGCGCGCGATCGCTGGTTCGCGGCGGCGATCGTTGCCGCGCTGGCGCTGGGCATTGCCTCGAGCAGCACCATGATGTCGCTGCTCTACGGCATGAGCCTTCGCGGCTTGCCGTTCGACGAGGCCGACGCGCTGGTCGGCATCAGTGGCGAACCGACGCGGACCCAGGGCCGGCGGATACCGTTCGGCGTGTTCGCGGCCTGGCAGTCAAGTTCCACGGGCTTTGCCTCGCTTTCGGCCGAAGTCGATGCGGTGATCAACCTCGGCGACGATGCCAATGCCACGGACCAGTTCGCAGGCACGTACCTCAGTCACACGGCGTTTGGGCAGTTGCGCGTGCGGCCGATCCTGGGACGCGATTTCCGGTCCGATGACGATCGCGTGGGCGCGGCGCCGGTGGCCATCATCGGTTACCGCGTGTGGGTGGAGCGCTATGGTGCCGATCCGGAAGTGCTCGGTCGAACGGTCCGCACGAACGGCCAGTCCGCGACGGTGATCGGCGTCATGCCGGAGGGGTTCATGTACCCCATCGATCAGCAAGTCTGGCGGCCACTCGTCGCGCTGCCGGGCATGGCTGGTCTCGACGCCGCCCAACGTCTCGTGCGCATCGTCGGCCGGCTGGCCGACGGCGTGACGCTGGACCAGGCGCAATCGGAGCTGTCGGGGCGCCTGTCGACCATGCCGCTGTCAGATGCCGATCGCACGCGACCCACCACCGTGCGGCCGCTCAACGACACCTACGTCGGCCGGCCAACCGACACGGCCCCGATGATGATGCTGACGGCGGTCATGGTCATCCTCTTAATCGCATGCAGCCACGCCGCCAGCCTGATGCTCGCGCGGTCAGCCGCCCGCGCACGCGAGATGTCGATGCGCGCGGCGCTGGGCGCAAGCCGGATGCGCATTGTCCGGCAACTGCTCGTCGAGAGTGTTCTGCTTTCGCTCGTGGCCGGCCTGATAGGCGGGACACTGGCGTGGATCGGCGCCCGGGCCTTCGCTGCCGAGACCATTGGCTTCGGCATGCCTTACTGGATCCGGTTCACGTTTGATCTCCGGCTGGTCTTGTACATCGCCGCCTTGTCGACCGGCGCCGGCATCGCTTTCGGCCTGCTGCCCGCGTTGCACCTGTCACACACGAACCTGACGACGGTGATCAACCAGGGCGGCCGCTCTGGCATGCCGGGCAAGCGCGCCGGCCGCATGACCACGTTCCTGCTCGTCGGCGAGCTGGCCCTCACGGTGATCCTGCTCGCGAGCGCTGGTGCGCTCGTGCAAAGCGCTGCCGGTATCTATCGGTCGGATCAAGCGCTCGATCTCGCGCGCCTGTGGGAGTTCCGTGTCGCGCTACCAGAGCCGAAGTACGCGCTGCCCGAACAACGGCTCGCGTTCTACCGCGCCCTCGACGAACGGCTGGCGGCGTCGCCCGGGCTGGAGTCAGCGGCGCTGGCGGGAAGTCCGCCGTTCAACGCGGCTGAGAGCCGCGACGTACTTGTGGATAACGCGCCGCGGGGCAACGTGCGGATGGTTCCGATTGGCGATCGCTATTTCGAGACGCTCGGTTTGAAGCTGGTTCGTGGGGCCGCCCTCAACAACGTCGCGGCCGCAGGCGGCGTGGCCACTGCGTTGGTGAACGAGCGCTTCGCCGAGCGCCACTATCCGGGCGCTGATGCCATTGGCCGCGAGGTGAGCCTGAGCGCGCAGACCGAAGGCGCGCCGCCCGAGCGGTTCACCATTGTCGGCATTGCGCCGGCGCTGCGGCAGCAGGTGGCATCGGGACACACTCCGGTCATCTACGTGCCGCACGCGTCGCATCCCGGCAAAGTGGCCTCGCTGATCGTCCGTGGCCGGCCGGAGGTGTTCGCGGACGTCCTGCGGCAAGAGGTCAGGCGGCTCGACCCCGATTTGCCCCTGTTCAATCTTCAGTCGCTCGAGCGCGTGTCGAATGGCTCGCGATTTGTCCCGCGAATCATGAGCGCGGTCTTCTCCATCGTGGCCGTGATTGCCACGCTGCTGTCGGCGCTCGGCCTGTATTCGATCACGGCCTACGCGGCCGCCCAGCGCACACAGGAGGTGGGCGTGCGCATGGCGCTCGGCGCCCGGCGGTCGCAGATCGGATGGCTGTTCCTGAAACGCGCGCTGGCACCCGTCGGGGTTGGCCTGGCGCTGGGGCTGGCCGGCGCCGTGGCCGCAGGGTCGCTGTTACAGGCCGTGCTGGTTGAGGTCCGCGCCAACAACCCGATCGCGCTGCTGAGCGTGTCGGCGCTGCTGGCTACCGTGTCGGTCATGGCGACACTGCTGCCGGCGCGCAAGGCGTCGCGGCTGGACCCGGTCGCCGCTCTGCGCGGCGACTGA